GTGCTAAGCACTGTACTAGGCActttttgtttaatatttaagATTAAAAACGATCCTAGAAGCTAAGTTCCATTATCTTGTctactttacaaatgaggaaactaaaatCCAGAGAGGTTTAGTAACATACCTAAGGTCACAGTGTTGGCAAATGGAAAAGATTCAGAAGCACTTCTCTTTGTGGTTAAAAGCCTGTGGTCTTAACCATTATCTACTATTCCAACAACATGAAAACATATTTTATACGTACAGTAAAAATACCAGACAGTTTTAACCAAGGGAAGAGTTACCTATTCCTCATAGCTCCTACCCTCCAGGAGCCTAAATTTTAGAGAAAATGGAGAGTGTGAGACCACATTGGTGTCAAAATCAGAGGGACAGGTAGTATACTGAGAAAAAGACACACTGCTGAGACTTTGCTCATCCTCTCCACACACAGACCAACTCTGCCGTGGAGTTGTAGGTGGAGAAAAATACACAATGAACTAAAAAGGGTCTCTACCCTCAAAGAACCCATAGAGCAGAGGGGGACACAGAATGGTAAATAAATACATTGTAGCATAATACATTGAGTGCTAGAATAAAGGGATATGGGGACACATAAGAGAATGACTCACTGCttcaggaagagaaggaggagatgGCGTTTGACCTAGTCCTTGAAGGATGATGGGTTTTACCAGATGGAGCATGAGCCCAAGCCAAGGCAAGGAGGAGGAAAAGTTAATGTGCTCAAGGACCAGAGAGTATTTGATACCAGAATATAGGTGCTTGAACGGATAATGAAGGGCAAGCAGAGGCCAGGTCAAGAAGCGCACTGAAAGCCAGGTAGAAGAGTTTAGATTTTAGCCTGAGGGTCATGGTGTGTCACTGAAATATAAGCAGGGACTGATATATTTTGATTTGTGTGTAAGAAAGCTCACTCTGATACCCAAATGATGGGCAGAGGGTAAAAGCAGAGATGGTGAGGGCCTAGGCTAGGTCACTAAGACCATGGTAGTAGAAAAGGCAGAGGAAGCTTGGGAGATAGATGGAGAACTTGGTGGTAACTCACTgagcttggaggaaaggcctaggTGATGATAGGCTGCTGGTACGATGGTAACAGTTGCAGGCTCTGGAAGGGGAGGAGCTACTTTGAGGTGAGGGAGACTACTTTGAAGTGCCTGTGCATTACCCCGTTCCAGCCTAATTTGTCTTCTTGATTTAGTTCACAGTGTGCTTGCGTCGGGAAGGGCAGACTGTATACCAGCAAGTCCTGTCCCTGGAGCGCCCAAGCGTCCTGCGCAGCTGGAACTGGGGTCTTTGTGGGTTCTTTGCCTTCTACCATGCCCTCTATCCCCGAGCCTGGACTGTTTATCAGCTTCCTGGCCAGAATGTCACTCTCACCTGCCGCCAAATCACACCCATCTTGCCCCATGACTACCAGGTAAGGCTCCCCATCTCTGTTCTCTCCATTGCCCCTGCCCGCTTCCCCGGGACCTGCCTTTGCTGGAAACTCTATGACCtatgaaagggtggaggttggAGCCAGTAACATCACACTGGCTTCCCAGGACCACCACCCAGTTGGTTCCAGTCTTCTCTCTCCTGGTGGGCAGCCTGCTGAGAATATAGGGAAATGGGAGTGGGAGATAGAAGAGAGTATATTGGGGAGTATTTGAGTCAGGTCCTGTGTGCCCAGGACTGATCCTGGGGAATGGGGTTGAGAGGGATCACCTGAGTCCACTTTTTTGCTCCCAGGACAGCAGCCTGCCTGTAGGAGTCTTTGTGTGGGATGTGGAAAATGAAGGGGACGAAGCCCTGGATGTGTCCATCATGTTCACCATGCGGAACGGACTGGGGGGCAGGGACGATGCCCCAGGGGGTTTGTGGAATGAGCCCTTCTGTCTGGAGCGCGATGGGGAAACTGTACAGGGCCTACTGCTGCATCATCCAACCCCCCCAAATCCCTACACAATGGCCATGGCTGCACGACTCACGGTAATGGACAGGCCTGTCCTATACTTTAGCCCCTGAACCCCTAGCCTCACCCTGGTCCCTCAGCCCGCCTCCACCCCATCATGGCCTCTTCATCAACTCGTAAGTCCTACCCACACCACAGCCCTTAAGCCACTGGAACTCGGAAGTGGGGAGTATGTGACAGGAGCTGGAGAGTTCATCAGAATCCAGCGTACTTACGGGGCTCCCCCTCACAGAGTCTTTGGCCCCTTAACAGGCAGATACCACGGTAACCCACATCACAGCCTTTGACCCTGACAGCACTGGTCAGCAGGTGTGGCAGGATCTACTTCAGGATGGACAGCTGGACTCCCCCGCTGGTGATGGGGGGTCTAACAGGGAGGTGGTGGGAAGAGAGGTTGTCCCTGTTTTGGGAACAGGGGTGGGAGGCCTGGTAATGAATAGGCCTTGTTCCCATGCTAGGGCTCCCTAGTTCTGGGGCTAGAGGCTGCCTTTTTTTATTCCTCTTgcccttctctcaggccggagcACCCCCTCTCAGAAAGGAGTAGGCATTGCTGGGGCTGTGTGTGTTGCAGCCAAGCTGCCGCCTCGAGGCCGGTGCTGCCTGGAGTTCTCGCTGGCTTGGGACATGCCCAGAATTGTGTTTGGAGCTAAAGGCCAGGTCTACTATAGGTAATGGAGTCTAGAAAGGGATCCAAGGGGCTGGGGCTGTGAGCTGGAGCCCATGTTCTCATCCCTCTGCTTTTCCACCCCAGGCGGTATACAAGGTTCTTTGGTCAAGATGGCAGTGCGGCACCTGCCCTTAGTCACTACGCACTGTGCCGATATGCAGACTGGGAAGAGAGGATCTCAGCTTGGCAGAGCCCAATATTGGAGGACAGGTGCCAGTGGGGCCCATCTCTATGGCCACCTTGCCTTTCTCCCAGGCACTCAAAACTCTGACTGGGACTCCCAATTCACTCTACcagccaaaaagtcagcagagTTGTACTGAGGTTGATTTGGTACCCCTACTCTCTGCTGAACCCCAGGTTCCTTCCTTTCTTGGGAGGTTCAGAGGTCCACACTCAGACCATTTCCTCCTCCTGGCTCCGCAGGTCCTTGCCTGCCTGGTACAAATCTGCACTGTTCAATGAACTGTACTTCCTGGCCGATGGAGGCACAGTATGGCTGGAAGTTCCTGAGGATGCCCTAACGGAGGAGCCGGAGGGGGGCATGAGGCAGCTCCGCCCCATGCTACGGGAGTACGGACGATTTGGCTACCTTGAGGGTACGGGCTACCGGTGAGCTAGTGTCTGGCAGGCCACGTTCCTGAAGCCAGTCAGTGCCCTGCCACAGGCTGGATGATGGGTTTTGCCTTCCCCAGGACATTGGTTGGGGTGTGGAGGGTGTAGCCTGGTGACAGGGCCCCACCTCCAACACTAAGAGGACAAGCTAAGGACGGAGTTATGAAAGGGAAGGAGGATTTCTGGCAACTGTATCTTCCTTACTCCTCCAGGTCAGGAGTATCGCATGTACAACACATATGATGTCCACTTTTACGCTTCCTTTGCCCTCATCATGCTCTGGCCCAAACTCGAGCTCAGTCTGCAGTATGACATGGGTAAGGGTCCCTCTTGTGCCCCTTCTCCCCCCTTAACTGCCCACATCCCTGGTCACTCAGATCGTCTCTCCCTCCCACTCCCATTAGCGCATATCTGCACCGTGCTTATTGGTTCCTCTCTGGGCTCACACACACAGTTCTGCACCCCACCCCAACCCTGCCCATTCTCTGCCCACTCCCACCCACTTATCTGACTGCTCCCCCAGCTCTGGCCACTCTCAAGGAAGACCTGACACCACGACGGTACCTGATGAGTGGGCTAACAGCACCTGTGAAAAGGAGGAACGTTATCCCCCATGATATTGGGGACCCAGGTAAAAGTCCCTCCACCCCACAGTGAGCTTCACTCGTTCAACTTTTGTGCTCTCTATTCTAGCCACCAATGCAAATGAACCAGGTCCCCTCCCTCCACACAGATGACGAGCCATGGCTCCGGGTCAATGCGTATGTGATCCATGACACTGCCGACTGGAAGGACCTGAACCTGAAGTTTGTGCTGCAGGTTTATCGGGACTATTACCTGACGGGTGACCAGGGCTTCCTGAGGGACATGTGGCCTGTGTGTCTGGTAAGGGATGCGTGTGCAGTGGCCAGTGTGCCAGCAGTATGACTGGTGTTTGGGGAGAGCCCAGCTGGCTACGATTTTTTCCTTAGTATGTAGGTCCTCAGTATCTCGATTCCTCTCTAGGCTGTGATGGAGTCTGAAATGGAGTTTGACAAGGACCATGATGGACTCATTGAGAATGGAGGCTATGCAGACCAGACCTATGATGGATGGGTCACCACAGGGCCTAGGTTGTGGGGCTCAGGGAAGGGTGACTCATTGCCTGTTGGACACCAGCGGGTTGTGGGGCTCAGGGAAGAGTGACTCATTGCCTGTTGTATTGCATGGGAGTGCCTGGAGCTGCTGGTCTGACCCCCAAACCCATGTCCTTGATCAGTGCATATTGTGGAGGTCTGTGGCTGGCAGCTGTGGCTGTGATGGTCCAGATGGCTACTCTGTGTGAGGCACAAGACATCCAGGAGAAGTTTTCTTCCATCCTCAGCCGGGGCAAAGAGGCCTACGAGAGGCTGCTGTGGAATGGTGAGTTGGGGAAGGCTGGTTGGAGAGGTCCTAAGGAGTCTGAAGGCAGCCATGGGAACACAGGGAGCCTTATTTTGCCCTTCTTCTATTCCAGGCCGCTATTACAACTATGATAGCAGCTCCCAGCCTCAGTCCCGTAGCATCATGTCTGACCAGTGTGCTGGCCAGTGGTTCCTGAGGGCCTGTGGTCTAGGAGAGGGAGACACAGAGGTGAGAGAAACTAGATGGAAGAGTCTGAGAGAAAGAAGGGTTCTCCCTGGAGGTGGGAAGCCAGTATAAGGGACCATGTTTCTGCCCTTGCCCCTCCAGGTATTTCCTACCCCACATGTGGTCCGTGCTCTCCAAACTATCTTCGAGTTCAATGTCCAGGCCTTTGCAGGAGGGGCCATGGGGGCTGTGAATGGGATGCAGCCCCATGGTGTCCCTGATACATCCAGTGTCCAGTCTGATGAAGTCTGGGTGGGTGTGGTCTATGGGCTGGCCGCCACCATGATCCAGGAGGTAATGCACTCCCCCCGTCTCTCCACCATCTGCACCTTGGCTCAGCAGACTTCCTCAGCCAAAGCTATCTTATCCATAAGGCCTCCTCCTTTTCCCTGGCATACCTCCCAGCTCCTTTATTTGGGCTTTTGCCCTTTGGTCAAGTTTATCTCCCTCACTAGGTGGGAGCTCCCCTGAGGGCAGAGACCCTGTTGTCTCCATCTGTCTAGCTGAAGTGGTTATTCAGGGGGTGCCAAGTTGTATGACTTCTGTCTCTACCCACAGGGCCTGACTTCAAAAGGCTTCTGGACAGCTGAAGGCTGCTACCGCACCGTGTGGGAGCGCCTGGGCCTGGCCTTCCAGACTCCTGAGGCGTACTGCCAGCAGCGGGTGTTTCGCTCCCTGGCTTACATGCGGCCCCTGAGCATCTGGGCCATGCAGCTGGCCCTGCAGCAACAGCAGAGTAGAAAGGCCTCCAGACCAGTAGTGGAGCTAAACACGGGGCCTAAAGCTAGACCAAAGGGAGCCACAGCAAACCTGAGCCCAGAGTGAGCCCTGTGAACTGTGGGAGGAGGAGCTAAAAGCCCAGCCTCTAGCCTGGCCTTCCCTTCCTTACCCTCAATCTCCTGCAGCCCTGAGCCACCAGGACAATCACACCTCCCTCCCCCTACACCCAGCTGTGCCAGTAAAGAGGGGTTGGAGGTGACCCAGACATCAGAatcatttatttctttccttaCCCCCTCCCTTCGCTGCATGAAATGTATGATGAGGTTCAGTTGATTCCACCAGGCCCATTCACAGAATGATAGAGACAACACAGGTACAAATAAAAGACCCAgaaagccagtaagtctggtgtgtTTGAGCCTCAGTCTTCCTGGCAGGGCTGAAGGTAGCCCTTTCTCATTCCTTTGTATTTGGACACAGACTGGGGCTCCCAGGCTCTTGCTGAGGCCCTCCTCATCCTCCCATCTAGCCTGAGTATCTGACCTGCAAGATGACAGACGAGGGGCTGTGGGTAGAGAGCCATCTACCCTTTCTTGTGAGATTGGTCTGCAGGGGAAGGATGGGACTTAGGCAGGAGTGCATTGAGACGGGGTCAGAGAGGGTCCGCTTCAGGGGAGGCTCTGCACCAGGATCCTGAGGCACGTGGTTCAAAAAGCAGCAAGAATTGCCAGGGACCTGGAGGAAATGGTCTGAGCTGTCCAGCAACTGGTTTGTGCTGTCCTTTGGTACCTCTGACTGCAGGGCAGGGAGCTCCAGTTGGTGAGGGTCCTCACTGGGGAGGGATCGAAGCTGGCGGGACAACACTGAGGGGACAAAGAAGATTTTCAGGGGCAGGCCAGGGCCTCTTCCCCCAACCCATGCCTTCCTTGATGGTAGCCTCAAGCCTCTTACCTCCATGCTCAGCTGGCAGGCTCCCCCTTATGTCAGAGGAGTACATCGCAGGTATGAGGAGGAGGCAGAAGGAGAAGAGTAGGACCTGGAGCACAGAGAAAAGGAGATAAAGAAAGGGGCTCTGGATTGCACCCTGCCCCCGCTACCTGAGAAAAAGATGTCTCCTTCCATCACCAGCCTCACCAGGACacaggtgctgctgctgctggttttgTTTGATATCTGAATCACCATGGCTTGGAGTTTCCTCAGCTGATCCAGAAGGGACCtagagggagagaagagagagtgAGCACACCCTGGCCTGGTAACTGAGATACAATGAAACTCTCCTGTTAAGGCCACCCCCTCCATCTGTGCCCTGGATCATCCCTTACTTTGTTTTTGCCAGTGACCACTTTTCTGTAGATAAAATGCTTAAAGCTccccattaaaaacaaacaacaaaaaaaataatctcTCCACCCTGACAAATTCCTTTGGCAAATACCTTCAGTAGTTCTGCCTGATCAATGATGCCCATAGtcctcaccaggcattccataaCCTTTACCTtctggtcccaactcacctgtGTCAGAGTTCCAGCCAAACCAGATGGTGGTGTGCTCACTCTGCTTGAAATGTTTACTTCACCCCTAGAATCCTATCTACTATCAAATGCCATCTACCCCCTGAagtctttcttcctccttcctttctctttcttggttATAGTTATTTGTGAATTCTGCCAGTACTTTGAGCTTCCTGGACCCACATTGAAGGCTAAGTACCAGATTGCATATAGGAGCTGCCCAGTTAGAAGTCAAGTGTGGAACAGGGGAAAGAGTGGGGCAGCATTAAATGGGGGTGATGGGAAAGGACTAATGTTGGAGGGTTGCTTACAGATTCTCTTCCTCCAAGAGCTGCACCTTGTTCTGTAACTCCAGATTCTGGGCTGTGTATTTCAAGATCCTGGGGGGAATAACAGGGATATGACCTCTGTCTTCCCTTTAAAATCATTTCCAACTACCTCTGTTCCCCCCACCCTTGAGCCCTTCTTCCTTTCATACCTGCTCTCTAAACCTCCCACATACACCTTCTTCTTCCTACGACTCTCTTGAGCAGACTTTTTGTTTCGAATCTTCCTCCGTACTCGTTTGAGGGCTTGTTCCTCCTTCTGGAAGAAGATGGGGGAAGGGGCATCATCAGAGGAACACTGGACCAAAGAGTTGGAAGGCAAATGAGTTCAATCACCTGACCAGTATGCACTCGGCTTCTGTGCAGAACGCCGCTGGGAACCAGGTGTTAACATCTCTGTTAATAAGCCCGGACCACTTTTaacaattttatatattttttaaatctcccaAGCCCACATCTGCCTCCTTATAATTTCTATCCATTGGACTGACCTAGTATCTAATCTTTGAAGCCATGTTGAACAAACCTTCCTTAGTTATTTTAAGACATTTGACATTTcttcagagtttaaaaaaaaaaaacctggacaaaaattttatctcattttatctACTCTCCTCAGGATGGATTCCATCCTGTTAATATCTGTTAAATATCTGGGTTCAAAACTCAATACTAAGATGTGCCCTGGCAAATACAAAAGAGAACAGGATAGTCACTCCACTTCTGAAGGCAACACCTCTACTGATGCAGCCTCCAAGTCCCATTCACTCAGTAGCCGTATCTTCCTGCTGACCTGCTGACTCACTCTGTACTTGCaagaaatttatatttaaattccCTTAACCATTCTGTCAGTGAACATTGATTTCATCACAGTTGCACAATACCGGGCCTATGAagtcactcaataaatataaACGCAGGAATTTATATTTATTCTTGTTATACTGTTACTCCAACCTTACTGAATGATCTAAAGCTTAATTCTATAATTCAGCCAGAAGTGGATTACTACGAAGTCAATGAAATCTAAGTGTCAGAGACCCTCACTTGCACAAGGCTCTATAGTAATATTGTGCTgataattatgatttttttttcttaatgagaaTACTGAAATTGTATGTTTCAGACCCCACAAAACCAGCATTTTGCATCCATCATATTACCTATATGCCCCAGCTTCCCATTACCAACAAATTTGCTAAATTTCCCACCTCTGTCCTTttttgggaaactctggtggtgtagtgattaagtgctatggctgctaaccaaaaggtcagcggttcgaatccaccaggcactccttggaaattctatggggtagttctactctgtcttataggatagctatgagtcagaattgactcgacaacagtgggtttgctTTCTTGGTTGGTCCTTTTTCAAGTTACTGATAGAAAATTAACAAGATTAGCTTACTCGAGACTCATAAAACCTCCCTCCAGCTTTTGTCCTGCCAATGGGAGACTTACCTTAGTAAGAGGAAGTGTCCCAGGCAGCGAAAGCCCCTCCTTCTCCAATAGCCTCTTCTCCTCCTCTGTCAGTATCAGTTCCTCAATCTCCTGGGGTTattgagggtgggagggagaagcagAGTTGCAAGGGGTTGTCAGAGGAATGGGGAATCCTGCCCCCATTTGCGCAATGTAGGAATAATCCTCCTGTTAGTCAAGTACCTGCTCTCCAGCCTCCTTCACCTGCAGGGGAGTCATCTGGGCCACCTTCCCACAGCTCCCACTGTCTGCAAAAGAAAAAGTATGAATAGCCAGACCCATGAGCACTTTCCTCCCCATAAACCTCAAATATTTCAGACTCACCTGTATCTACGGAGACATGTTCCTGTGGGAGAGAGTAGTTGTGATCATGACTGACAGGACAGGGATTGAAGGAGCTGAGAGCCTTCAACGATGCTGGGGGACTTAGCAGGGAACTCAGGAAATCCTCCACATCCCAATCACTCAGTACCTGCACATGGTTCAATAAACAGGCTTTGACCTATCACCACCATCCCATGCCTCATGGACGCCCCCAGCCCCGTGCCTCACCTACTCAGAACTTCCACTCACCTCGGAGAGCGGCAGCTCCCAGTCCAGCGGAGCCTCCAGGGCCTCCTCCGGCGCCACCCCCAAATCTCCGCTTTCCTCTAGCAGAAAACCCAGCAGGTCTTGGTCGTTGGGACCCAGTGCCAGCTCCATACTACGGACAAGAATGGACAG
This DNA window, taken from Loxodonta africana isolate mLoxAfr1 chromosome 9, mLoxAfr1.hap2, whole genome shotgun sequence, encodes the following:
- the GBA2 gene encoding non-lysosomal glucosylceramidase; the protein is METSIPASEQTSCGKEDPRVCCFEDTGGAEAVQVADCENPEDSRPQDEPGCCNPENSGQLMASYEGKAKGYLVPPFGWRICLAHEFAEKRKPFDANNISLSNMIKLVGVGFRYFQWWYQKTRVEKKTPFIDMLNSVPLRQIYGCPLGGIGGGTITRGWRGQFCRWQLNPGMYQHQTVIADQFTVCLRREGQTVYQQVLSLERPSVLRSWNWGLCGFFAFYHALYPRAWTVYQLPGQNVTLTCRQITPILPHDYQDSSLPVGVFVWDVENEGDEALDVSIMFTMRNGLGGRDDAPGGLWNEPFCLERDGETVQGLLLHHPTPPNPYTMAMAARLTADTTVTHITAFDPDSTGQQVWQDLLQDGQLDSPAGRSTPSQKGVGIAGAVCVAAKLPPRGRCCLEFSLAWDMPRIVFGAKGQVYYRRYTRFFGQDGSAAPALSHYALCRYADWEERISAWQSPILEDRSLPAWYKSALFNELYFLADGGTVWLEVPEDALTEEPEGGMRQLRPMLREYGRFGYLEGQEYRMYNTYDVHFYASFALIMLWPKLELSLQYDMALATLKEDLTPRRYLMSGLTAPVKRRNVIPHDIGDPDDEPWLRVNAYVIHDTADWKDLNLKFVLQVYRDYYLTGDQGFLRDMWPVCLAVMESEMEFDKDHDGLIENGGYADQTYDGWVTTGPSAYCGGLWLAAVAVMVQMATLCEAQDIQEKFSSILSRGKEAYERLLWNGRYYNYDSSSQPQSRSIMSDQCAGQWFLRACGLGEGDTEVFPTPHVVRALQTIFEFNVQAFAGGAMGAVNGMQPHGVPDTSSVQSDEVWVGVVYGLAATMIQEGLTSKGFWTAEGCYRTVWERLGLAFQTPEAYCQQRVFRSLAYMRPLSIWAMQLALQQQQSRKASRPVVELNTGPKARPKGATANLSPE
- the CREB3 gene encoding cyclic AMP-responsive element-binding protein 3 isoform X2 gives rise to the protein MELALGPNDQDLLGFLLEESGDLGVAPEEALEAPLDWELPLSEVLSDWDVEDFLSSLLSPPASLKALSSFNPCPVSHDHNYSLPQEHVSVDTDSGSCGKVAQMTPLQVKEAGEQEIEELILTEEEKRLLEKEGLSLPGTLPLTKKEEQALKRVRRKIRNKKSAQESRRKKKVYVGGLESRILKYTAQNLELQNKVQLLEEENLSLLDQLRKLQAMVIQISNKTSSSSTCVLVLLFSFCLLLIPAMYSSDIRGSLPAEHGVLSRQLRSLPSEDPHQLELPALQSEVPKDSTNQLLDSSDHFLQVPGNSCCFLNHVPQDPGAEPPLKRTLSDPVSMHSCLSPILPLQTNLTRKGRWLSTHSPSSVILQVRYSG
- the CREB3 gene encoding cyclic AMP-responsive element-binding protein 3 isoform X4, producing MELALGPNDQDLLGFLLEESGDLGVAPEEALEAPLDWELPLSEEHVSVDTDSGSCGKVAQMTPLQVKEAGEQEIEELILTEEEKRLLEKEGLSLPGTLPLTKKEEQALKRVRRKIRNKKSAQESRRKKKVYVGGLESRILKYTAQNLELQNKVQLLEEENLSLLDQLRKLQAMVIQISNKTSSSSTCVLVLLFSFCLLLIPAMYSSDIRGSLPAEHGVLSRQLRSLPSEDPHQLELPALQSEVPKDSTNQLLDSSDHFLQVPGNSCCFLNHVPQDPGAEPPLKRTLSDPVSMHSCLSPILPLQTNLTRKGRWLSTHSPSSVILQVRYSG
- the CREB3 gene encoding cyclic AMP-responsive element-binding protein 3 isoform X3 — protein: MELALGPNDQDLLGFLLEESGDLGVAPEEALEAPLDWELPLSEVKACLLNHVQEHVSVDTDSGSCGKVAQMTPLQVKEAGEQEIEELILTEEEKRLLEKEGLSLPGTLPLTKKEEQALKRVRRKIRNKKSAQESRRKKKVYVGGLESRILKYTAQNLELQNKVQLLEEENLSLLDQLRKLQAMVIQISNKTSSSSTCVLVLLFSFCLLLIPAMYSSDIRGSLPAEHGVLSRQLRSLPSEDPHQLELPALQSEVPKDSTNQLLDSSDHFLQVPGNSCCFLNHVPQDPGAEPPLKRTLSDPVSMHSCLSPILPLQTNLTRKGRWLSTHSPSSVILQVRYSG
- the CREB3 gene encoding cyclic AMP-responsive element-binding protein 3 isoform X1 → MELALGPNDQDLLGFLLEESGDLGVAPEEALEAPLDWELPLSEVKACLLNHVQVLSDWDVEDFLSSLLSPPASLKALSSFNPCPVSHDHNYSLPQEHVSVDTDSGSCGKVAQMTPLQVKEAGEQEIEELILTEEEKRLLEKEGLSLPGTLPLTKKEEQALKRVRRKIRNKKSAQESRRKKKVYVGGLESRILKYTAQNLELQNKVQLLEEENLSLLDQLRKLQAMVIQISNKTSSSSTCVLVLLFSFCLLLIPAMYSSDIRGSLPAEHGVLSRQLRSLPSEDPHQLELPALQSEVPKDSTNQLLDSSDHFLQVPGNSCCFLNHVPQDPGAEPPLKRTLSDPVSMHSCLSPILPLQTNLTRKGRWLSTHSPSSVILQVRYSG